The Mesorhizobium loti genome includes a region encoding these proteins:
- a CDS encoding tyrosine-type recombinase/integrase: MHHPILDARISPLRQRLIDDMNMRRFSRETQRNYLRDIGRLATFLGRSPDTATADDLRRFQIEQQEDGVPVPTMNSIVSALRFFFTQTLDRPDLARRLVRLSHPRNLPVVLSRDEVARLLNATTCLKHQAALSVAYGAGLRVAEVSMLKVADVDSERMLLRVERGKGGRYRNAMLSEDLLTLLRQWWRVGRQQGVMHRDGWLFPGQHAMKSISTRQLYRIVVEAAQAADIAKRVGPHTLRHSFATHLLEDGTDIRIIQVLLGHAKLNNTALYAKVATRTVRTVTSPLDKLGLFKPGEISPDG, from the coding sequence ATGCACCATCCTATTCTCGATGCACGGATCAGCCCGCTGCGCCAGCGGCTGATCGACGACATGAACATGCGGCGTTTCTCACGGGAGACGCAGCGCAACTATCTCCGCGATATCGGACGCCTGGCGACATTCCTCGGGCGTTCACCAGACACGGCGACCGCCGACGACCTACGTCGGTTCCAGATCGAGCAGCAGGAAGACGGCGTTCCCGTGCCGACGATGAACAGCATCGTGTCGGCGCTACGCTTCTTCTTCACCCAAACGCTCGACCGCCCGGACCTGGCGCGCCGGCTCGTCCGGCTGTCGCATCCGCGCAACCTGCCCGTGGTGCTCAGTCGCGACGAGGTCGCCCGGCTGCTCAACGCCACCACCTGCCTTAAGCACCAGGCCGCACTTTCGGTTGCCTATGGCGCGGGCCTGCGCGTCGCCGAGGTGTCGATGCTGAAGGTCGCAGATGTCGACAGCGAACGCATGCTGCTGCGCGTCGAACGCGGCAAGGGCGGGCGGTATCGCAACGCCATGCTCTCGGAGGACCTGCTCACTCTCCTGCGGCAATGGTGGAGGGTGGGGCGGCAGCAGGGCGTAATGCATCGCGACGGCTGGTTGTTTCCCGGGCAGCACGCGATGAAGTCGATCAGCACGCGGCAGCTCTATCGCATAGTCGTCGAGGCGGCGCAGGCCGCCGACATCGCCAAGCGGGTGGGGCCGCACACGCTGCGTCACAGCTTCGCCACCCACCTGCTGGAGGACGGCACCGACATCCGCATCATCCAGGTCCTGCTCGGGCACGCCAAGCTCAACAACACCGCACTCTACGCCAAGGTCGCGACCCGAACGGTGCGCACGGTGACGAGCCCGCTCGACAAGCTCGGCCTGTTCAAGCCGGGAGAGATCTCGCCTGACGGTTGA
- a CDS encoding Fic family protein yields the protein MLWNWEQDDWPHFTYDKKALEPLESEFLLRSGEFLGVFRHVDANDRDQIRIDLISEEALKTSAIEGEYLNRESLQSSLRQQLGLGSEARRIPPAERGIAEMMADVYLHFAEPLSHRVLYAWHKMVMSGERRIETIGNYRQHADAMQIVSNRLDKPKVHFEAPPSARMKPEMDAFAAWFNDTSPKGKTPLPALTRAGIAHLYFESIHPFEDGNGRIGRALCEKALAQNLGEPSLIALAYTIERHRKAYYDGLEASNKSNAVTDWLLYFANTILEAQRVTLARVEFSVTKAKFYERYRGQFNERQEKVIARMFREGIDGFKGGLSAENYIAITQASRATATRDLQDLVTKGALTKTGVRRHTRYALQVSDPVR from the coding sequence ATGCTATGGAATTGGGAGCAGGATGACTGGCCGCATTTTACCTACGATAAGAAGGCATTGGAACCGCTGGAAAGCGAGTTCCTGCTGCGATCGGGCGAGTTCCTGGGCGTCTTTCGTCATGTCGATGCCAACGACCGCGACCAGATCCGCATCGACCTTATCAGCGAAGAGGCCTTGAAGACATCCGCGATTGAAGGCGAGTACCTCAACCGCGAGAGCTTGCAATCATCCCTGCGCCAGCAGCTTGGGCTCGGCAGCGAAGCCAGGCGCATCCCGCCTGCCGAGCGCGGCATCGCTGAAATGATGGCCGATGTGTATTTGCATTTTGCAGAACCGCTCTCGCACCGCGTCCTCTACGCATGGCACAAGATGGTGATGTCGGGTGAGCGGCGTATCGAGACCATCGGCAACTATCGCCAGCATGCCGACGCCATGCAGATCGTTTCCAATCGGCTGGATAAGCCTAAAGTGCATTTCGAGGCGCCGCCCTCGGCGCGGATGAAACCCGAAATGGACGCGTTTGCTGCTTGGTTCAACGATACATCGCCCAAAGGCAAGACGCCGCTTCCCGCATTGACGCGTGCCGGTATCGCGCACCTCTATTTCGAGAGCATTCACCCATTCGAGGATGGCAACGGCCGCATAGGGCGTGCCCTCTGCGAAAAGGCGCTGGCGCAAAACCTGGGTGAGCCCAGCCTCATCGCTTTGGCGTACACGATCGAACGCCACCGCAAGGCCTATTACGACGGCCTGGAGGCCAGCAACAAGAGCAATGCGGTTACGGATTGGCTGCTCTACTTCGCCAACACGATCCTTGAAGCGCAGCGCGTAACACTCGCCCGTGTCGAATTTTCCGTCACCAAGGCCAAGTTTTACGAACGCTACCGGGGTCAGTTCAACGAGCGGCAGGAAAAGGTCATCGCACGGATGTTCCGCGAAGGTATCGACGGCTTCAAGGGTGGTCTCAGCGCCGAAAACTACATCGCCATCACGCAGGCATCACGCGCCACGGCAACCAGAGATCTACAGGATTTGGTTACCAAGGGCGCGCTTACAAAAACCGGAGTGCGTAGGCACACGCGCTACGCACTCCAAGTTTCGGATCCCGTTAGATAG
- a CDS encoding DUF2147 domain-containing protein: MKGITAFAAATLVSAMAHADVLSDAGGVSLRDDGNARVKIAPCGEKLCATNLWIRDTSKGEDVGDKLIMTLKPNSGSTLKGTAYDPKRKLTFSMTLRVASKGLTTRGCVIGGMICKNTSWTPAK, from the coding sequence ATGAAAGGGATAACTGCATTCGCAGCGGCTACGCTTGTTTCAGCAATGGCACATGCCGACGTTCTATCCGACGCCGGTGGCGTGTCGTTGAGGGACGACGGCAATGCCCGCGTCAAGATTGCTCCATGCGGAGAGAAACTGTGCGCGACCAATCTGTGGATCAGGGATACCAGCAAAGGCGAAGACGTTGGCGACAAGCTGATCATGACGCTCAAGCCGAATTCCGGCAGCACGTTGAAGGGGACCGCCTATGACCCCAAGCGAAAGCTCACCTTTTCGATGACCCTACGGGTCGCCAGCAAAGGGTTGACGACGCGCGGCTGTGTCATCGGCGGAATGATCTGCAAAAATACCAGTTGGACGCCGGCAAAGTGA
- a CDS encoding deoxyribodipyrimidine photo-lyase: protein MNGRSGSAPTIVLFRRDLRVNDNAALAAASNRKGPVLALFIFDEESESIRPMGAASRWWLHHSLDALSQKLHDYGAKLIFARGRTRDVVATAIAASGANCVHWNRRYQPAEAAVDAALKTKLREAGLIAQSFDGALLHEPSLLKTGSGGYYRVYTPFWKALNSGGDLRDPIDAPKSINGWEGKFDGLSLDDLDLLPKTPDWAEGLADRWTPGEAGARQRLQAFKNEDLADYENRRDIPSIQGTSRLSPHLAFGEVTPVQIFAALRHLDKAGAVKFRKEIGWREFSYHLLFHNPHLHEHSFRPEFEGFTWRRDRRATKAWQTGITGYPIVDAGMRELWRTGWMHNRVRMITASFLIKDLMIDWREGERWFWYTLVDADLANNPASWQWVAGSGADAAPFFRIFNPVLQGEKFDPHGNYVRRYVPEIAGLPDRYIHRPWEAPPASLAHAKIELGKTYPNPIIDHGAARDRALILYQSIKEKAKVSSLKETAS from the coding sequence ATGAACGGCAGGTCAGGTTCGGCGCCGACCATTGTGCTGTTTCGGCGCGACCTGCGCGTTAACGACAACGCTGCCCTTGCGGCAGCGTCCAACCGCAAGGGACCTGTTCTGGCGCTCTTCATTTTTGATGAAGAAAGCGAGAGCATTAGGCCGATGGGGGCAGCAAGCCGCTGGTGGCTACACCATTCGCTAGACGCCCTTAGCCAGAAGCTGCACGATTATGGCGCGAAGCTTATTTTTGCTCGGGGCAGAACGCGAGATGTCGTCGCAACGGCCATTGCGGCGAGCGGTGCGAATTGTGTGCACTGGAATCGCCGTTACCAGCCGGCCGAAGCGGCAGTAGACGCGGCACTGAAGACGAAGCTTCGCGAAGCCGGGCTGATTGCGCAAAGCTTCGATGGCGCGCTGCTCCACGAGCCCTCCCTACTCAAGACTGGCTCAGGCGGATACTACAGGGTCTACACCCCATTTTGGAAGGCGCTGAATAGCGGAGGCGACCTACGCGATCCGATCGATGCCCCGAAATCAATCAATGGCTGGGAGGGCAAGTTCGACGGCCTGTCCCTGGACGATCTCGACCTCCTTCCCAAAACGCCCGATTGGGCGGAAGGGCTTGCAGATCGATGGACCCCTGGCGAAGCCGGCGCTCGGCAACGACTGCAGGCCTTCAAGAATGAGGATTTGGCTGATTACGAAAATCGGCGCGATATACCTTCCATTCAGGGCACCTCGCGCCTTTCACCCCATTTAGCGTTCGGCGAAGTCACGCCAGTTCAGATATTTGCCGCACTTCGACACTTGGACAAAGCTGGGGCGGTGAAATTCCGCAAGGAAATCGGCTGGCGGGAATTCTCCTATCATCTTCTCTTTCACAATCCTCACCTGCACGAGCACAGCTTCCGCCCCGAATTCGAGGGTTTCACGTGGCGCCGCGACCGCCGAGCGACGAAGGCCTGGCAGACCGGGATTACGGGTTACCCGATCGTGGATGCAGGCATGCGCGAACTTTGGCGAACTGGGTGGATGCACAACCGCGTGCGCATGATCACCGCCTCCTTTCTCATCAAGGATCTGATGATCGACTGGCGGGAAGGCGAGAGATGGTTCTGGTACACTCTTGTCGACGCGGACCTGGCGAACAATCCCGCAAGTTGGCAGTGGGTGGCCGGATCAGGCGCGGATGCCGCGCCCTTCTTTCGAATCTTCAACCCTGTCCTTCAGGGCGAAAAGTTCGACCCGCATGGCAACTATGTGCGCCGCTATGTTCCGGAGATCGCTGGCTTGCCCGACCGCTACATCCACCGGCCGTGGGAGGCGCCGCCTGCCTCGCTGGCACACGCGAAAATCGAGCTCGGCAAGACCTACCCAAATCCGATCATTGATCATGGCGCCGCACGAGACCGGGCATTGATCCTTTATCAGTCCATAAAAGAGAAGGCCAAGGTATCGAGCCTCAAGGAAACAGCTTCATGA
- a CDS encoding DUF2177 family protein yields the protein MIRYIVAYATTLVIFLAIDAVWLTTMSQRLYRRYLADILAHDVSLAPAALFYLIYIGGIIVFATVPAFSTGKWTTAAVYGALYGFFAYATYDLTNQATVRGWPTIITVADICWGSLLSAVAAVLGFLLTRYLLRGA from the coding sequence ATGATCCGCTATATCGTCGCCTATGCAACCACCCTGGTCATCTTCCTTGCCATTGACGCGGTCTGGCTGACCACGATGTCGCAGCGCCTCTACCGCCGCTATCTCGCGGACATATTGGCGCACGACGTGAGTCTCGCGCCGGCCGCCCTGTTCTACCTCATCTATATCGGGGGCATCATCGTCTTTGCTACCGTGCCCGCCTTCTCGACCGGCAAGTGGACGACAGCGGCAGTCTATGGCGCGCTCTATGGGTTCTTCGCCTACGCGACCTACGACCTTACCAACCAGGCAACGGTACGCGGCTGGCCGACAATCATCACGGTGGCCGATATCTGCTGGGGTTCCCTGCTCAGCGCGGTGGCGGCAGTTCTTGGCTTTCTGCTGACCCGCTATCTTCTGCGCGGCGCATGA
- a CDS encoding DUF1295 domain-containing protein: MAAAWHVALMTARSGWIDAIWSFAVGIFGSLAALLVSAGHSSMHRQWLVAILALAWSLRLGLHISNRTARSGQDDPRYRQLKQEWGSSFRDRLFWFLQVQAAAAFLLVLSIMAAAHNPAFAFGLNDWAGVMLLLLAVGGEATADRQLTAFRADPANKSRVCDVGLWRLSRHPNYFFEWLAWLAYVVIGIDPSGRYAWGWMTLAGSVLMYWLLVRVSGIPPLEAHMLRSRGEPFRRYQARVNAFWPGPSKAAAVN; encoded by the coding sequence ATGGCGGCGGCTTGGCATGTTGCACTGATGACCGCTCGGTCGGGGTGGATCGATGCAATCTGGTCGTTCGCCGTCGGCATCTTCGGCTCTTTGGCGGCGCTGCTTGTATCGGCCGGTCACAGCTCAATGCACCGGCAGTGGCTCGTTGCCATTCTCGCGCTTGCCTGGTCGCTGAGGCTAGGCCTGCATATCTCGAACCGGACGGCACGCAGCGGCCAGGACGATCCGCGCTATCGCCAGCTCAAGCAAGAATGGGGCTCCAGCTTCCGCGACAGGCTGTTCTGGTTCCTGCAGGTCCAGGCCGCGGCCGCTTTTTTGCTTGTGCTGTCGATCATGGCCGCTGCCCACAACCCCGCTTTTGCCTTCGGTTTAAATGATTGGGCCGGTGTCATGCTACTGCTGCTGGCGGTAGGCGGCGAGGCGACAGCCGACCGCCAGTTGACGGCCTTTCGGGCGGACCCCGCCAACAAAAGCCGGGTCTGTGATGTGGGCCTTTGGCGCCTGTCGCGCCACCCCAACTATTTCTTCGAATGGCTGGCATGGCTCGCCTATGTGGTGATCGGCATCGACCCTTCAGGTCGCTATGCATGGGGATGGATGACGCTGGCCGGCTCTGTCCTGATGTACTGGCTGCTTGTCCGCGTTTCGGGCATCCCGCCGCTTGAGGCTCATATGCTGCGCTCGCGTGGCGAGCCCTTTCGCCGCTACCAGGCGCGCGTCAATGCGTTCTGGCCAGGCCCGTCAAAGGCGGCAGCCGTCAATTGA
- a CDS encoding transcriptional regulator, whose translation MINHHPSDETLLRQANGSLEAGPRIVVAVHVGGCPACAERIAQFEATGGLFLDVIEPQAMSEDALDRQMARIEADGERREEHSRPARADIGIRLPEALDGCGVGPWRWIGPGVRWSRVTVPQDAGANVMLLKVAAGRRMPEHTHSGYEYTQVLKGSLSDARGRYGPGDLDEADDEVQHQPVVDESGECICIAALEGQMRLRGFFGRLIQPLLGG comes from the coding sequence ATGATCAATCATCATCCAAGCGACGAGACGTTGCTCCGCCAAGCCAATGGCTCCCTGGAGGCCGGACCGCGAATTGTCGTGGCCGTTCATGTCGGCGGCTGCCCGGCTTGTGCCGAACGAATTGCGCAATTCGAAGCCACAGGCGGGTTGTTCCTTGATGTAATAGAACCGCAAGCGATGAGCGAAGATGCCTTGGACCGGCAGATGGCGAGGATAGAAGCGGACGGCGAAAGGCGCGAGGAGCATTCAAGGCCCGCGCGCGCCGATATCGGCATCCGCCTGCCCGAGGCTCTGGATGGGTGCGGCGTCGGCCCATGGCGCTGGATCGGTCCCGGAGTGCGCTGGAGCCGCGTGACGGTTCCGCAAGATGCTGGCGCAAATGTCATGCTGCTGAAGGTGGCGGCCGGGCGCAGGATGCCGGAGCATACCCATTCCGGCTACGAGTACACTCAAGTACTGAAGGGCTCGCTTTCCGACGCGCGTGGCCGCTACGGTCCTGGCGACCTGGATGAGGCTGACGATGAGGTTCAGCATCAGCCGGTCGTTGACGAGAGCGGGGAGTGCATATGCATCGCCGCCCTGGAAGGGCAAATGAGGCTGCGAGGCTTCTTTGGACGATTGATCCAGCCTCTGCTTGGCGGTTGA
- a CDS encoding sigma-70 family RNA polymerase sigma factor, whose protein sequence is MDASGYEFIAGTVSRTFDRTRIEIAMTMRTDAGALSAEEARRLLAAVAEGRDRAAFALLFGFYAPRLKAFMMRSGMAVSTAEDIAQETMLLVWKKASYFDPARAGVSTWIFTIGRNVRIDRLRRESRPAAVASAFDPSDEPDSPVSGEAAVMAAEREERVRSAVALLSPEQADILRLSFFGDKPQSEIASQLRIPLGTVKSRVRLALSRLRLILDDLK, encoded by the coding sequence ATGGATGCATCGGGATACGAGTTCATTGCCGGCACGGTTTCGCGTACGTTCGATCGCACGAGGATCGAAATAGCGATGACCATGCGCACTGATGCGGGGGCGCTATCGGCTGAGGAAGCCAGGCGTCTGCTCGCCGCGGTAGCGGAAGGACGCGATCGCGCCGCCTTTGCCTTACTCTTTGGCTTTTACGCGCCGCGACTGAAAGCCTTTATGATGCGCTCCGGCATGGCGGTTTCCACCGCCGAGGACATCGCTCAGGAAACCATGCTGCTGGTCTGGAAGAAGGCCTCATACTTCGATCCGGCGCGCGCCGGGGTCTCGACGTGGATATTCACGATCGGCCGCAACGTGCGGATCGATCGGCTGCGCCGGGAAAGCCGGCCCGCGGCCGTTGCCAGCGCCTTCGACCCCTCGGACGAGCCCGACAGCCCGGTTTCGGGTGAGGCGGCCGTGATGGCGGCCGAGCGCGAAGAGCGCGTGCGCTCTGCTGTTGCCCTGTTGTCTCCCGAACAGGCCGATATCCTACGGTTGTCCTTCTTCGGCGACAAACCTCAATCGGAAATAGCAAGCCAGCTTCGCATCCCGCTCGGCACCGTTAAATCGCGCGTGCGGCTGGCTCTCAGCCGCCTTCGCCTGATCCTGGACGACCTCAAATGA
- a CDS encoding DUF1365 domain-containing protein — protein sequence MPNLQSALYTGRVMHHRLKPRRHRLSYRMFFLLLDLDETDSLAARLWLFSRNRFNLFGFVDRDHGDGSGGSLKAYVERQLAVAGIETDGGAVRLLSMPRMLGYAFNPLSVYFCHRRQGDLAAILYEVNNTFGQRHTYLIPVEDCERKGVVEQHCAKRLYVSPFIGMGMQYRFRIGLPGEAVSLHITGSDGQGPLIVASFSGKRRSLSDATLAATFLAYPLLTLKVIVGIHWEALLLWAKGMRLHERPHPPHQAVTHVAVERRGKLEQMPLSTEIRPQVD from the coding sequence ATGCCGAACCTTCAATCAGCCCTTTATACCGGCAGGGTGATGCACCATCGGCTAAAACCGCGCCGGCACAGGCTGTCCTACCGTATGTTCTTTCTGCTGCTTGACCTCGACGAAACCGACAGTCTCGCTGCAAGGCTGTGGCTCTTTTCGCGCAACCGCTTCAATCTCTTCGGCTTCGTCGACCGCGACCACGGCGACGGTTCCGGCGGGTCGCTCAAGGCGTATGTCGAGAGGCAGCTCGCCGTGGCGGGCATCGAGACGGACGGTGGTGCTGTGCGGCTTCTGTCGATGCCGCGGATGCTCGGCTATGCCTTCAACCCGCTCAGCGTCTATTTCTGCCACCGCCGGCAGGGCGACCTCGCCGCCATCCTTTATGAAGTCAATAATACGTTTGGGCAGCGCCACACCTATCTCATCCCTGTCGAGGATTGCGAACGCAAAGGCGTCGTGGAGCAGCATTGTGCTAAGCGCCTCTACGTCTCGCCTTTCATTGGCATGGGCATGCAATATCGCTTCCGGATCGGCTTGCCCGGTGAGGCCGTATCGCTTCACATAACCGGCAGCGACGGTCAGGGACCTCTGATCGTCGCCAGTTTCTCAGGCAAGCGGCGTTCGCTAAGCGACGCGACGCTGGCGGCGACCTTCTTGGCCTACCCTCTTCTGACACTGAAGGTCATAGTCGGTATTCACTGGGAGGCGTTGCTTCTCTGGGCAAAGGGAATGCGCCTCCACGAGCGCCCGCATCCCCCGCACCA